CAACCTGCGCAGTGGCGAGCGCCGTGGCCTCGACTTCTTTGAGCCAGGCCAGGCCGTGCACGCGGTGGCCGGCATTGGCAACCCGCAACGTTTCTTCAATACCTTGCAGGGGCTAAACTGGCGACCTGTGCCACACCCTTTTGCCGATCATGCCCAATACAGCGCCCAGGCCCTGAGCTTCAGCCCTGCGCTGCCCCTGGTCATGACCGAGAAGGACGCGGTCAAATGCCGCGCCTTCGCTGCCGACGACTGGTGGTACCTTGCGGTCGATGCTGTGCCTTCGCCGGCCTTCAAGGCCTGGTTCGACACACAGCTTGCACGCTTGCTGCCCGGGTCGCGGCCCTCCTGATTCGTTTCTTTTTCCGGCCACTGGCCTGAGGAATTTCCATGGACACCAAACTGCTCGATATCCTTGCCTGCCCGATCTGCAAGGGCCCGCTCAAGCTCAGCGCCGACAAGACCGAGCTGATCAGCAAGGGCGCGGGTCTGGCCTATCCGATCCGCGACGGTATCCCGGTGATGCTCGAAAGCGAAGCCCGTACCCTGACCGATGACGAGCGTCTGGACAAATGAGCCTGGCCTTTACCGTTGTGATTCCGGCGCGGCTGCGCTCCACGCGCTTGCCCGGCAAGCCGTTGCTGCCGATTGCCGGCAAGCCGATGATCCAGCACGTCTGGGAACAGGCTCGCAAAAGCAGCGCCAACCGTGTGGTAATCGCCACCGACGACGCGGATATCTTCAAGGCCTGCGAGGCCTTTGGCGCTGAAGTGCTGATGACCCGCGAAGACCATGACTCCGGTACCGACCGTTTGGCTGAAGTCGCCGCCAAGCTGGGCCTGGCTGCCGATGCCATCGTGGTCAACGTGCAGGGTGACGAGCCGCTGATTCCGCCGGTGATCATCGATCAGGTGGCGGCCAACCTGGCGGCCCATCCCGAGGCCGGCATCGCCACCCTGGCCGAGCCGATCAGTGACGTCGAAGCGCTGTTCAATCCCAATGCGGTCAAGGTGGTCAGCGATTGCAATGGTCTGGCCCTGACGTTCAGCCGCGCACCGTTGCCCTGGGCGCGGGATGCCTTTGCCCAGAACCGTGAGCAGATGCCGCAAGGCGTGCCGTACCGTCGCCACATCGGCATGTACGCCTATCGCGCCGGCTTCCTGCAGGACTTCGTCGCCTGGGGCCCGTGCTGGCTGGAGAAGACCGAATCGCTGGAGCAGTTGCGGGCGCTCTGGCATGGCGTGCGTATTCACGTTGCCGATGCCATCGATGCGCCGCCCGTGGGCGTCGATACCCCTGAAGACCTGGAGCGCGTACGGCGCTTGCTGGAGGCCTGATGCGGGTTTTGTTCGTGTGCCTGGGCAATATCTGCCGCTCGCCTACCGCCGAAGGCGTGCTGCGTCAGCAATTGCGCGCCGAAGGCCTGGCCGAACTGGTCGAAGTGGCGTCGGCTGGCACTGGCGACTGGCATGTCGGCAAGCAGCCTGATGCGCGCACCTGCCGCACCGCGCGCATTCGTGGCTATGACTTGTCGCAGCAGCGTGCGCAGCAAATCAAGGCCGCGCACTTCAATGACTACGACCTGATCCTGGCTATGGACAAGAGCAATCTTGGCCATCTGCAGGGCATGCGCCCGGCCACGGCCAAAGCCGAGCTGGACCTGTTCCTGCGCCGCTATGACGGCGCGCTGGATGAGGTGCCGGATCCTTACTACGGCGCCGAGGAGGATTTCGAACAGGTCCTCGACCTGATCGAAATCGCCTGCAGCCGTTTGGTCACCGAACTCAAGGGTCGTCTATGAGCGGGCAGTGGCAGCAACAAGTTTCGCTCAAGCCATTTAACACCTTCGGTATCGACGTTAAGGCCCAGTTTTTCACTGAAGCCCACAACGACGAAGAGGCTCGTCAGGCCTTGGCCCAGGCGGCTGATCAGGGAGTACCGGTGCTGGTGGTGGGAGGCGGTAGCAACTTGTTGCTGACTGCCGATATCCAGGCGCTGGTGCTGCGCATGGCCAGCCGTGGCCTGCGCATCTTGTCTGACGATGGTGAGCGGGTGGTGGTCGAGGCCGAAGCTGGCGAACCCTGGCACCCGTTTGTGCAATGGAGTCTGGCCCAAGGCCTGGCCGGGCTTGAGAACCTCAGCCTGATTCCGGGCACGGTCGGCGCCGCGCCGATGCAGAACATTGGCGCCTATGGCGTCGAGATCAAGGACGTGTTCGCCGGGCTCACCGCACTGGATCGCCAGACGGGTGAGCTGCGCGACTTCAGCCTGCAAGAGTGCGCCTTCGCCTACCGCGACAGCCTGTTCAAGCGCAACCCGGGGCGCTGGTTGATCCTGCGGGTGCGCTTTGCCTTGAGCCGGCTCATGCATGCCCACCTGGACTACGGTCCGGTGCGCCAGCGCCTGAACGAGCAAGGCATCAGCCAGCCGACGGCGCAAAATGTCAGTGATGCGATTTGCAGCATCCGCCGGGAAAAACTGCCTGACCCGGTCGAGCTGGGCAATGCCGGAAGTTTCTTCAAGAACCCGGTGGTGGCAGCTGTGCTGGCCGACAAGATCCGTTTGCAGTATCCGGGGCTGGTGGCTTATCCACAGGCTGATGGCCAGTTCAAGCTGGCTGCCGGCTGGCTGATCGAACAGGCGGGCTGGAAGGGCCATCGCGAAGGCGATGCCGGGGTGCACCGATTGCAGTCGCTGGTGCTGGTCAACTATGGCCAGGCCACCGGTGTGCAGTTGCATCAGCTGGCGCAGAAGATCCAGGCCGATATCCTCGAGCGTTTCGGGGTTGAGCTGGAGATGGAGCCAAACCTTTATTAACCGCTCCCAACGGCAATAAAAAAGCCCCGCCAGTTACCTGGCGGGGCTTTTTTTCAGCCTGGAAGATCAGACGAGCGGTTTGTGCTCTTCTTTTTCTTCAACCACTTCTTCAGCCGGTGCAGCAGGCGCCTCTTCAGCGACTACAGCAGCGCTGGCTTCGGCGGCGGCCACTGCAGCAGCGGCTGCGGCAGCTTCGGCTTCACGCTTGCGACGGCGTACTTCACGTGGGTCGTTCGGTGCGCGACCGTTGCTGGTCAGAGCACTGGCAGGAGCTTCAACCGCTGGCTCTTCAACCGCTGCAGGCTCGGCAACTACTGGCGCAGGCGCTTCGACCACTTCAGCAACGACTACCGGCTCGGCCACTACAGGTGCCAGGACTTCAGGTGCTGGCTCGACCGCAGCAACCGGCTCGACCACTTCAGCCGGGGCAGCAACAGGGGCTTCGATAACCGGCGCGATGCTGGTTTCTACGGCTTCTGCTGCTTCGACCCGGGCAGTGAAGGGCTGTTCGACAACCGGCGCGGCAGTGACTTCAGCGACCTGGGCAGTTTCTACCACTTCGGTTGCTTCAGTTGCTTGAACCACTTCGGCGACTTCAGCCGCTTCAACGACTGGCTGAGTTGCTTCGACGACGGTTTCGCTGGCCGCGACTTCAACAACCGCCTGCTCTTCGACAGTAGCGGTGGCACGTTCAGCCTGCTGGTTGGCTTGGGCTTCGGCAGCGGCGCTGATGTTGCTGGTGGCAACAGCGGCGGTCACGGCCAGGCCTGCGGCCAGTTCAGCACCCAGTTCGCTGGCTTGAGGCTGCTCGTCGCTGCCGTCTTCCGAACCTTCTACCAGGTTACCGTTGGCATCGCGTTGACGCTCACGACGGTTGCTGCGACGACGCTGGCCACGGGAGCGGCGGCGAGGGCGTTCGCCTTCGGTACCTTCCTGGTTGTCATCCTGCAGCAGCTCTTCGTTCGGCAGTTGCTCTTCAGCAGCGTCGGCAGCCTGTTCGGCCGGGCGCGGCTGGCGTTCTTCACGCGGTGGGCGCGGAGCGCGCTCTTCGCGTGGGGCACGCTCTTCACGCGGTGCACGTTCTTCGCGCGGTGCGCGCTCTTCACGTGGGGCGCGTTCTTCGCGTGGAGCACGTTCTTCACGAGGCTGGCGCTCTTCACGTGGGGCGCGCTCAGGGCGTTCTTCACGGACCGCCGGGGTAGCGGCGTCCAGCGGCTCGCGCAGTTCGCGGACCGGACGCTCTTCACGGGAGCGGCGCTCTTCACGTGGGGCGCGAGCTTGACGCTCTTCGCGCGGCTGACGTGGTGCACGTTCTTCGCGGGCCGGTGCTTCTTCGCGGGCTTCGCGAGGCTGACGCTCTTCACGCGGGGCGCGCTCGGCACGCTCTTCACGCGGCTTGCGGTCTTCGTCGCGACGTCCGTTGCGGTTGCGGCTCTGCTGGCGACCGTTGCGGCGCTCTTCGTTGCGCTGCGGGCGTTCGGTGGCGGGCTTCTCGGCAACCACAGGGGCGGCGGCAGGCTCGTCCTTGCCGGCGAACAGGCTGACCAGCGACTTCACCAGGCCTTTGAACAGGCTTGGCTCAGGAGCGTGGACTGGAGCAGCCACTGGCGCGGCAGCTTCGGTAGGTACTGGAGCGTTGGCGCGGGCCGGAGCGGTCTTGACCGCAGCTTCCTGGCGCACCAGGGTGCGGGTAGCGGCAGTCGGCTGGACTTCTTCGGTCTCGGCGGCGGCGATTTCGTAGCTGGACTGGCTGCTCAGGGCTTCCGGGCTGTCGTCGCGCAGGCGCTGGACTTCGAAATGCGGGGTTTCCAGGTGGTCGTTCGGCAGGATGACGATACGCGCCCGGGTGCGCAGCTCGATCTTGGTGATCGAATTGCGTTTCTCGTTGAGCAGGAAGGCGGCAACCGGAATCGGCACTTGCGCGCGGA
This portion of the Pseudomonas sp. SORT22 genome encodes:
- a CDS encoding Trm112 family protein translates to MDTKLLDILACPICKGPLKLSADKTELISKGAGLAYPIRDGIPVMLESEARTLTDDERLDK
- a CDS encoding low molecular weight protein-tyrosine-phosphatase, which produces MRVLFVCLGNICRSPTAEGVLRQQLRAEGLAELVEVASAGTGDWHVGKQPDARTCRTARIRGYDLSQQRAQQIKAAHFNDYDLILAMDKSNLGHLQGMRPATAKAELDLFLRRYDGALDEVPDPYYGAEEDFEQVLDLIEIACSRLVTELKGRL
- the rne gene encoding ribonuclease E gives rise to the protein MKRMLINATQPEELRVALVDGQRLYDLDIESGAREQKKANIYKGRITRIEPSLEAAFVDFGSERHGFLPLKEISREYFKKSPEGRVNIKEVLSEGQEVIVQVEKEERGNKGAALTTFISLAGRYLVLMPNNPRAGGISRRIEGEERNELREALNGLVAPADMGLIVRTAGLGRSSEEMQWDLDYLLQLWTAIKEASQDRAAPFLIYQESNVIIRAIRDYLRQDIGEVLIDSIDAQEEALTFIRQVMPQYASKIKLYEDSVPLFNRFQIESQIETAFQRVVDLPSGGSIVIDPTEALVSIDINSARATKGSDIEETALQTNLEAAEEIARQLRLRDIGGLIVIDFIDMTPAKNQRAVEEKVRECLEADRARVQVGRISRFGLLEMSRQRLRPSLGESSGIVCPRCSGTGIIRDVESLSLAILRLIEEEALKDRTAEVRAQVPIPVAAFLLNEKRNSITKIELRTRARIVILPNDHLETPHFEVQRLRDDSPEALSSQSSYEIAAAETEEVQPTAATRTLVRQEAAVKTAPARANAPVPTEAAAPVAAPVHAPEPSLFKGLVKSLVSLFAGKDEPAAAPVVAEKPATERPQRNEERRNGRQQSRNRNGRRDEDRKPREERAERAPREERQPREAREEAPAREERAPRQPREERQARAPREERRSREERPVRELREPLDAATPAVREERPERAPREERQPREERAPREERAPREERAPREERAPREERAPREERAPRPPREERQPRPAEQAADAAEEQLPNEELLQDDNQEGTEGERPRRRSRGQRRRSNRRERQRDANGNLVEGSEDGSDEQPQASELGAELAAGLAVTAAVATSNISAAAEAQANQQAERATATVEEQAVVEVAASETVVEATQPVVEAAEVAEVVQATEATEVVETAQVAEVTAAPVVEQPFTARVEAAEAVETSIAPVIEAPVAAPAEVVEPVAAVEPAPEVLAPVVAEPVVVAEVVEAPAPVVAEPAAVEEPAVEAPASALTSNGRAPNDPREVRRRKREAEAAAAAAAVAAAEASAAVVAEEAPAAPAEEVVEEKEEHKPLV
- the murB gene encoding UDP-N-acetylmuramate dehydrogenase is translated as MSGQWQQQVSLKPFNTFGIDVKAQFFTEAHNDEEARQALAQAADQGVPVLVVGGGSNLLLTADIQALVLRMASRGLRILSDDGERVVVEAEAGEPWHPFVQWSLAQGLAGLENLSLIPGTVGAAPMQNIGAYGVEIKDVFAGLTALDRQTGELRDFSLQECAFAYRDSLFKRNPGRWLILRVRFALSRLMHAHLDYGPVRQRLNEQGISQPTAQNVSDAICSIRREKLPDPVELGNAGSFFKNPVVAAVLADKIRLQYPGLVAYPQADGQFKLAAGWLIEQAGWKGHREGDAGVHRLQSLVLVNYGQATGVQLHQLAQKIQADILERFGVELEMEPNLY
- the kdsB gene encoding 3-deoxy-manno-octulosonate cytidylyltransferase: MSLAFTVVIPARLRSTRLPGKPLLPIAGKPMIQHVWEQARKSSANRVVIATDDADIFKACEAFGAEVLMTREDHDSGTDRLAEVAAKLGLAADAIVVNVQGDEPLIPPVIIDQVAANLAAHPEAGIATLAEPISDVEALFNPNAVKVVSDCNGLALTFSRAPLPWARDAFAQNREQMPQGVPYRRHIGMYAYRAGFLQDFVAWGPCWLEKTESLEQLRALWHGVRIHVADAIDAPPVGVDTPEDLERVRRLLEA